The window AATTGAATGTATAGAAGAATTATACTAGTTTTACCCAAGTTATAATTTTTCAGCCAAATTTCTATTTACTCAAACCCAATCTGGAATTCTCTACTCAATGGAATTTCATGGTTATACTTAGAGCCTGGGTTATGGAAGCTCTGAGAGCCACACTGGAACCTGGAGTAGATGGATCCTTAGAACACGGTGCAGGGGCTTTGATTCAAAAAGAGCATGATGTCAGCAACACATCAGAAAATATTCTGGTGTCCTGTGTAGGGAGACATGAGACCAGCTGCCCGTCAGGAGAATGTGGAAGTGTTTTGGGGGTGATTGACATGTATCTAGATAGATATGGGGGCAGTGGggtggagagaaagagacagaggaaaactTGTTCAGGAAAAAGTAATCGAGATATTTTGGGACATGACTCTCAGacttttgaagaaagtgaaataaaatcaatGAAGTAGTGTTCCATCATTATAGCTAGTACGTATTTTAGTTTTTTCTGTTTGAAAGTTTCATGATCAAAAATACCTGAAATCAAGCTCAACTAAAAGCAtgaaccaccccccgccccgcctgccctccgccaaaaaaaaaaaaaagaaaaaagattgtaAGACCAGGAAATGAGAGCAAAAGAGTTGAGAAGGAATACCGAGTCTGCATTAGTTTGCTCAGGGTGGTAGAAGGCTGTCATGAAGATGGAGACACTGCccaaggaggagggagagaaggagagagagagacggaTGAAGGGTCATGTTGTGGAGTTCAGGGCTGCACACTTGAGGGTGTGTGGTCCACAAAAACACGGTGCAGGCGGTGCTAAGGCCTTGGCCCAGTGGCAGAAGTAAGGCAGCCACAGCGAGGTGtgaacaggaaaaggaaatggtggtCTGCCTTCCACTGGGGATGAGGAGGGAACAGCAAGAACCTACCTGGCCCGTCTCTGAGTTGGAGGGAGCAGAAGGTCTGAGGTTCCCACCTGCCCAGCGAGGGGCAGAGATGGAAGTGGGGCTGGGCGAGGGACAGGGGAGGAGCAGGGGTCCAGCCTGCCAGGACCTGTGTCCCTGATCTGATCCCTCCATTTGCCAGGTGCTGAAGAGCCATGGACAAGACTACCTGGTGGGCAACAAGCTGAGCAGGGCTGACATCCACCTGGTTGAACTTCTCTACTATGTGGAAGAGCTGGACCCCAGCCTTTTGGCCAACTTCCCTCTGCTGAAGGTGAGCGCTCCCACGGCCCTGGAGGCCAGACACACCCCCACTCGGCATCTGCTCTCTGGACCCTGGGACTGGGGTGCTAGGGTCCCCATCCCTGTCCAGGCCTCGCTGCCCCCCGGTCTCCTCAGTTCACTCCAAGGCCCTGGTCTGGAGTGTGGAAAGAATCTGTCAAGCCAAGGACATCAGAGGTGGACTCTGCCCCACGGAAAACACCCTGCCTTTTACCAGGAGAGAGACCCAGGGCTGGCTGTCTCTTCGTCCCTCTTCCACTTCAGCCTCTGTCCTgatttcctcttccctcccctctgtCCCGCGTGTGTCCTTCTTTCCCTGAGTCTGTCTGAGTGGGTTTCCCCCCATCTCACTTCTTCCCTTCAATTCCTGTTCCTTCTCTCACACGTTGATTTCTCTCTCCCCGTTTCTCTCTCTGAGGGCAGATTGGCTCCGACTGACCTCACACATGACCTTTCATGTTTTCCGTCTTCAGTTCCAGCCCCGTGTCCTAGCTCTTCTTGTCTTGACATCTGGAGCCTTAATCTGTGCTGATATCTCACACACTCCTCTTCGTTACACTGCACTTGAGGGTCAACCCACTTGAGGGTAGGAAGATCGGGAAGCAGAAAGGAGGGTTACACTAAGACCTCTCTGGGGAAAACTGGGCTGTCCCCTTCCTGTCTCATGAGAGTCCTCCTGGTGCTGATGGAGGCGCCTCGGCTGGCCCTTGTCTAGGAGGGTCTCAGAGTCCCTGCTGGGTTGCATAGTGACAGGGCTGCTCTTTAGCTGCACTCTGAGCTGTgttctcgtgcattgcaggcccTAAAAGCCAGAGTCAGCAATATCCCGGCCGTGAAGAAATTTCTGCAGCCTGGCAGCCAGAGGAAGCCTCCCGCggatgagaaaaaaatagaagaagccAGGAAGGTTTTCAAGTTTTAGTAAAGCCAACGGGGCTGCCCAGGACAAATCTTCTGAAATTTTCTAACAATGAAACAATAAAGCTCCTATGAGCAGATTTGCTtccaatgtgttcttttttactaCGATCTCCTTCTCACCTTTctggtttggaatgaaaacataaataagaaCAGGAAACAGATGATATATTCCTGTACTATTTTCCAAGGATCATCCTATAACATCTGTCACATAGCCTATCAAAGAGAAAAGTGTAACAGTTTATATCTGACATTCTTAGGTTTTCACAGGAAAGAGCTACCTTTCTGAGGTCATGGAAGaaagacattttctttatttctttgagaGATATTTTCCATCTGAtaataaaatgtcttttcttaCGCGTTTCTGAACAACTCTTTTGTCTACTGTGGGCTCTCCAGTGTTCTGGGAGGTGGGCAAGCAATAAGAACCCAGTGGACCCAACCTCTGTGCTCAGGGGACCCTGCTGTGGCCACCTGGTCATTGCAGCTCTGCTGCAAGAGGCTCTGTGGGGCTCTGCACAGGGGCCTCACGCTCATTTGACAAGGTCCCCCAGATCAGATCTCTATGATACAGGTGACATGTGTGAATTTGATGTGAATGAATATATATGATGTCATTTCCCCTGGCCTCTCATGGAGCCAGGGAGCCTGGATTTGGAGTGATTCTGGCTCTGGTCATACGTGGGCCCTGCGGTGAACACTCCCCAAGAAACCTGGCCTTTGGAGTATCAGGTTCTGTTCTTCCTGGACTGAGCTGCCCACCTCACCCTCACCCCGGAAACCCCAGGTGAAGGGGCGGGGCCAGAGCTGACAGACACAAGGGGTCCCTGGCTGCATTTCCCTCCCTCTGGCCTGTTCTCCACtgacatcaaaatatttttctaaaatgcaaaccTGAGAATCACCACCCTGTTTTACCTCCCTCAGTGACTCCCACGGCCCGCGGGGTGccctcctgccttccctcctcAGCCCTTGAGTGCCAGTCCCGTCACACAAGACGTGTGGGGGTGGCCTGCGCCCTGCCTGGGCACCTTTGTTCCCTCCCAGGCCAGCTCCACCCCGGGGGCCACACTGAGCTCTGTGCTCCCTGGGGAGAGTTGGATGCACCTCTTTGCTCCCCCCAGAGCCCAGTAAACCCCCTGATGGCCACTGGCTTCCCTCAGCATCTGTGAGTTCCTGATGGGGGCCCAGCCCTGTGTATCCCCAGGGCTCCACCATGAATGGTTGTACCTCCACACACACTTCCATGGCCCTGGGGTCTGGGCTGTGGGAATTGCTCACAGTCCCCACCCACTCTCATCTGCCTCACAGCTCTATTCATTCATCCAAGTCTTCAAGACCAGGATGTTCATATCACTCCAATGCTATGGACAGACCTTGCTTTGACCCTAATGCAAGTAAGCCAACTGCACTTAAGTCTTTATGAGACATTGGGAATATTAGAATGCTGAACATTTAATCAAATGAATGAACTTtaattataaaagatataaattatAACATTTTAGTGTGATAGAATAGTGTGATTATGTTTAGAAAACGAGTCCTTACCTCTTAGAGGTAAATTTAATAATTGTGGGATGGATGCAGTCATGCACTGTGCAGGATTTGCTGCACAGTAATCCTGtgctctggggaaggaaacaggcCTGTGTGTTGGTTTTCTACGGTTGCTGTGTCAACTTACTACAACTGGGGGCTTAAAACAACACGATGAATTCTCTCACATTTTGGAGGCCTGAAGTCCAAAGTTAAGGTGCTGCATTGCCTCTGGACACTCTTAGTAGAAGTCTTCCCTGCCTCTTCTGGCTTCTGGTGGCTTTTTGCATCCTTCCTTTCCATGACTCATGGCCACATCActtcaatctctgcctccatcttcatatcacccatatgtgtgtgtctgtgtattttcTCTTCTGCTATAAGCACACTTGTTGTTGGGTTTTTGCCTATCTATATAATCCAGGATAGTCTCACTTCAGGttccttaattacatctgcaaagactctttcTCCAAATTCCGTCCCATCCAGAGGTTCCAGGTTTTCAGATGtggactttttttccttttggagacAAACATCATGGCTCAGATTGtagagaattcacctgtaatTTTCTGCAGGAgatccagtttcaatccctgggtcaggaagatcccctggaggatggaatggcaacccactccagtatttttgccttgaaaaccccagggacagaagagcctggaaggtacagtccatagggtagcaaagagtcagatacaactaagcatGAACTCATGCCATACAATGTTTAGGatgtatttatatgaaaaaattatttattatgtgtCTGAAGTTCATATCTACTTGGGTGTCCTATATTTATCTACAACTCCGGGTAAAGAGTATGACAGAGGTCCACGTGAACCTTCATGACCACAGCTCCCTGGTGTCCCCACAGTAGATTTTATCGTCTGCTTTAGCGCCtgtctccaattcatgaaagccAATTCAAGAAAAGTAAGTTTTCTGCAAAGGCCATCCTTCATTGACTGGCAAGAGGATACAATCAACTTGAAATATTGTGTTTAATCTTTAATTGTTGATCTTGAAGTTATTAACAAGGTGTATCCTGATAAGAGGAcaatttgcctttttcttttttaatctagcATAGAACCAGTGGCCCTGAACACCATGGGGGTGGCTTTTCCTTAACTGGACTCTGCCCCTTTCAGAGAGGAGGAGTCAGTCAGTCAACTGTGACAAGAGCTTGTAAACACACGTGAACTGGGCACTGAGGTGCTGAGCCAAGTGGGAGACAGACTTTCGTAAGGTAAGTACTGACTTTGCATGTCTGTATAATGTTTCCTTACCACAAGAAAAGCTGTTTCACGCTCACATGTGCCTTCTTGCTGTGCTTAGGGGACATTCAAGTTGTTTAGTCAATTGCTGTTggatacagaaaagtaaaaatgaagaatgTCGAAAACTAAGCATGAGAATTTAGATCTGAGACAAATTAATGatatgaggggaaaaaaggatgGCAGCATTTTGGACAATCCGAGAGTGAGACCAGTACGAGAGGGCAGAGTAGGTGTTTATGCTAAAGCTGCCTGCTCCGTAGACACAGGCAACACACAGCAGGTGGGAATTGCGATGCAGTAACACTATGTGGACTTGGAAACTCAAAATTAAGATTTGACTATAATTGGAATGACTAAGTTACTGCCAGCAAAACTGGATTTTAACTCAGTCTTTGCTGTGATTAGCCAGCTGGCAAGTCCCCCTCTGTCTCTCTTGGAGCTCAAGCAATTCATGGGAAACCTAGAAATTGGCTGGAGCAGGGTTTATCAACCTTGGCCCTATTGACATTTCAAGCTgggtaattctttgttgtggggaccTGTCCTgtatat of the Bubalus kerabau isolate K-KA32 ecotype Philippines breed swamp buffalo chromosome 3, PCC_UOA_SB_1v2, whole genome shotgun sequence genome contains:
- the LOC129647567 gene encoding glutathione S-transferase A1 isoform X2 is translated as MYSEGVADLGEMIMHFPLCPPAEKDAKLTLIREKTTNRYLPAFENVLKSHGQDYLVGNKLSRADIHLVELLYYVEELDPSLLANFPLLKALKARVSNIPAVKKFLQPGSQRKPPADEKKIEEARKVFKF